The window CTGCCTGGCGTTTTGATAAAGTTAAAAATCAAGAATTAAAACTGGGCTTTATTCTTCGAGCCCCGAACCGCAGCACAATAGAATTATAGGTAATGATTGCTCCAATGTCCAGCCCCACTATTGGCAATACCAATGTTAGTTGCTGTTATTCGTCGAAGTCAAAAACGAATTCAAAAAGCGTTTCTTTTTAATTTCATGTCTAAGTCGAATAAGTCCGCCGACAAAGAAAACAAGTCCCAAAATGATCTTATAGCCACCTTCTCGAATTATTGGGACAAGATATTTTGTCCCCAAACCATACCAAAAGTATCCGTTGCTTAACTGGATTGTTCCAGCAATAATTGCAACCAGTCCTACGAGTATAAACAAATAAATGAGTGTTCCAAAAATATCGTCGTCGGGTTTGGTTTTTAAATAATAATAGGCTTCCAGATTGTTACTTTTAATTGTTTCAATTAAAAAAGTCTTATCATCTGCAGACAAATTGTCAGAGTCGAGTTTATATCTAAAAAAGTGCCCTAACAAATAAGCTTTGTAAAAGTCGTTGTCGGCAAATTTGTCAATAGAACTTAATGTCTCAAAGTGAATTGGTTGAGATGCAATTGTTTTTGTCCGCTTTAATCTGTCGATGAGATGTTTTAAACTGTCTGTCATACAATAGCAACTAACGAGTAGGGCTTGCTGCTGCGCTGGTATTTTATAACGTCCAGCCCGGAACTGAAGCCCATTAGAATTACTGATGTTGAAGGTAAGAACTAAAGCCGAATAGAATTCCGTCTGACCGAACTGCTGCTGATAGCGAACAAAAGATGAGGATTTATTCGTCAGCTAGCATAGCAGCAAGCCCCATGTTGTACGCTGTTATTAGGAATTATAGTATGCGGTTAATTCATGAGTGTAGTCATTTTCTAAAGGGAAACCAGCTTTAGAAAGGGCTATCAATTTGTCTTTTGCATCTGAGTCTTCTAACATATAATTTATCATATGCTCAAATTTTTCAAGCTCGATTGGAAGATCAGGTATGTCTAAGTTTTTATATAGATGGTATAGCTCTTGAAAATTCATTAATACTTCTCCTGTCATTTCATCATATATTATTGAAGCAGTATCAATGATTTCTTTCCTATTGAAATAGCCAGGAAACGATATAGGATAAAGATTAAAATCGAGTTGCTTATAGCCATCAAAAGAATAATTTTCTCTATTTCTTGTCTTAGCCCCTTAGAAGCCTGGACAAAAATTGTAAATCAATTTAGTCACAGTAAATTTAAGGAACATGGCAAAAACAAAACGTCAATTTACACCTGAAGAGAAGTATAGCATTCTTCAAGAAGCTGAACGGGAAGGTGTAACAGAAACAGCCCGCAAATACAATCTTGCGCATTCGGTACTTAACTATTGGAAGAGGAAGTACCTGGTAAAAGGCAAAGACGGCTTAAAGCCGGGATACAAAAAGGTTGATCCACTGGTACGCTCCCTGGAGGAAGAGAATGCACGTTTAAAAAAGATCATTGCTAACCAGGCACTCGAACTGGAATTTAAAACCGAGCTTTTAAAAAAAAGCGATGCCCATTACCGGAAAGCAGGCAAATGATAGCACGTTACAAAAACAGGGTAAGTATTGAGCAGCTTTGTCAATGGGCCTGCGTAGCCAGGAGCAGCTTGTATTATCAGTCCCATCCCGGAGAAAGGGGCATGAAGCCCAGCAGCCATACCATCGTAGGAAATAATAGCCTGGTTGAAAACAGCCTGGTGGTAGAGCAGATCCGGGCAGTTGTTTCGATGGACTACTGCGTGTATGGGTACCGGAAAGTGACCGAGAGCCTGCGCGATATGGAATACCTGATCAATCATAAGAAGGTGTATCGCTTAATGAAAGAACATCATTTGCTATGTGGTGCTCGAATAAAAGTGCAGGGCAAAAGAAAATGGGTACAGCATAGACGTATTGAAGCCAGGTACCCAATGGAATATTTGTGCCTGGATATCAAATACGTTTGGGTACAGGGTGAAAACCGGTGGTATTACCAACTGGCTATTATGGATGTTTTCAGTCGCCGGATCCTGTGCTGGATTTTTCAACGAAGTGTTCGCCAGACGGATGTCATTGCCCTGATGCGCTGGCTGGACCTTCGATTCGGACTGAAGGGCGTCATCATACGAAATGATAACGGTTCCCAATTTGTTGCAAATAAGGTTCGAGCCGCACTAAAAGCACTGGAAGCACAGCAAGAGTTTACACATGTTGCCACTCCGGAGGAAAATGCTTACATCGAAGCGTTTCATTCCATTCAGCAAAGCGAGCTGATTGACCGGCATTCCTTTTCCAGTTTTTATGATGCAAAGCAGCACATAGAGAAGTACATGCACTGGTATAACGTTAAGCGCAAACACGGGGCTATCGGCTTCCTCACACCAATGCAAAAATGGGCACAAGGTATGTCCTTGTCAGCTGTTAGGCCACAACTTGCGCCGGGGACGGTGGGCTTGTCAAGGCCGGACAGCGAGGGTATGCGGACGGCGTCCGCTTTGTATAGCCTTGACCAGCACACCGAACCGGCCTATCTTTGCCTTACGGATGACCAGGACATCAACGAATCAGTAGCAAACCATTTTGAAAAATCTGTCCAGTTTATAGGGGGTTAAGACATTCTTTCATCGATTAAATCCCAGCTTTCTGTGTCAAAATTGTCCAACCTAGTTAACCCTAAGTTTTCTACGTTCAAACTTTTATAAGTTTTCCAAGTGTCTTGATGTGTCGAAACTGATCTTTTGGAATAACTGATTTTTCCAGCTTGACCTTCTATGTCTATATCTAATTCTACCGTGTAGCTTATTCTTTGAGCACCATTTTTATACTTTTCGTATCCTTTTGGATTCACGGCTTCTAGAATTTCAGGGTTAAAATACTGTTGTGCTTGTCCAACTGAGTATAGTTGGTTCCCTAAGATGGTATTAGTGGCTCTCGCCAGATAAAGTTTCGAATAATAGTTTGTTATTTCAATCCAATGTTCAATTCCCCCATTATATAATCTCCGAGCGGCTAAATAATTATAGAATGCTTTATAAAATGAAAATATAGACTCGTGTAAAAGTGTGCTTCTCAGATGAATGCTGTCCGAATGCGTAATTGGTATATCCAATTTTCCATCTGAAAGCTTACTCGGTAAATCTTTCAAAAAATCTGGGTTAGATTCAAATAGTTGCTTTAAATAAATTGGTAAGTGCCATTCACTCGGCCGAGGTGGAAGACCTTTTCGAATTTCATTTTGATAATCCGTTCCTTTATAGAATTGAATTAGCTTATCTTTTGTCATGCGTAAAATCTTGAAATGAATGCTGTGTCAGAAAATAGCGTACAACGAACAGGGCTTTATGAAGGTTGGGAAATAGAATTCCGTCCACCCGGCGCCGCTGCTGATTAAAAAACTGATGATGAAATTATGTACAAAAGCTCAAGTTTGTTTATCCAGCCCTGAACCACAGTCTGGCTTTGCAATTAGTTGATGTTTACTGGTCCTGCCCAACTTGCATAAAACCCAATGTTATAGGGCGTTTTATCTCCTCCGTCTAAGGGGATTTTATTTCAAGTTCGTTTACGTCTTTGTCAACTTTAATCCATTCAACTCTTTTGTCAATATCGTTGGGAACTTCGCTTGTAATCATAAACAACGGTGTCAAATAGAAAACTTCAACTGTCCGCTTGTTATAACCTAATGCTCCAACATCTTGCATTTGAAACTCCACAGTATTAAAATTCAAGTGTCCGTTTTGATACAAAATTGTTTGTGTCCGCCAAGCACCAGTTAAAAATAAAATCTTCATTGGTCCTGCTATTAAAATCAATGTTAGAACTGTTGTCGGCAGAATAGCGCAAATGATTTTTCGTGTTGTTGTTGTAAGTGTGATGACATTCCAAATTAATGTTAATAGTGTTCCAATTAAGAGTCCGAAGTAAACAATTGACTTTAGCGTTTGGTTTTTTATATCCATACTTGTCAGACTGTCCAACAGAAAAAACACAACTGTCAAGCCGTAAATGATATTTAATATTTTGCTCGTTCTAGTCAAATCGTCGTCGTCTTTAAAGATGCCCTATAACGGCCGGGGCTTTGCGTTCGTGGCGGTATTCAGGGATTCACAGCCCAGCCCTGGTTTAAAGATGATTAGAATTACTGGCGATCAGGGTTTAGGCTTCCGCCGCCATGACGCAAAACCCAGTGTTGCCCGCAGTCGTTTCATTTCAAGGAAATTGTCCGGAACGAATTCTTTCCGTAAGAACTTGTATCTCTCCAAATCGGCTAATCTGACTAAAGTTAACAACAACCACTGATTTTATAGGAAAATCCTCATACTGAGCTACTGACGTAATAAACCAATAGCCTTCTTCAAAATCATCATGCCATGTAGTCATTAATACATCATCCTTGTCTCTAAACCACATTGGCAACTTCATTCCTTCGATCTCTCTTTGCACAATCAAACTATCAAAAAGGTCATCAATCTCACTACCGGCTTTTCCGGTGGCCGACATATAAAGGAGGTTCTTATCAATTGCCATCTCGGCATATCTATTTAAGAGTGGATGGGAAACATCGTCCGCAATAACATATGTCACCCAAGATTCAAGATCAATCCTTTCAATTTCGTTAAGGCTGTCATCTATATCGAAATAAAGGACTTTACGATCATTTATGGTTCCTTGAACTATCTGCATGTAGGTTGCGGGCAACGTAGAGGGTGTTGCTGTCAGTAGGTGTATTTGAAAAACTGCAGCTTGTCTTTCATTCTATCGTTAAAAAAGATAATAAGTTGAAAACAAATTCTTCAGCACCTATTGCAGCAAATCCATGTTGGCTGCTGCATCTTTCAAAGAAAGCCATAGATTTTGATGTTTGGTAAATCTTCCATTACATCAAAAGTCGCTCTGGCTATGTTATAGTGTACATCCTGGTAAAGAGTAGGAAATGTTCTTTTTATACTGTTGAGTCTTGCCTCAAGTGATTTCCTATTAAGTCCACTCATATCTATAGTCAGTTCAAAGTCTTTGGCCATTTTCTTCCAGTCTTTCATTTCTGCTTCGTTCTTCATCAAAGCAGCATATATAGTTGCATTGTCGTGTCTTATTGTAAACAAATGTTCCTTACGAAGAGCAGTTAAGCCGGGAACAATTTTATTTAATGCAGCATTCAGCTTCGATTGCAATTCTGGCAAATGTTCAACCTCATTCTTATTGGGCAGTCCAGCAATAACAAAAATCGGCACTCTCATAATTTGCAGAATGTCGCAGTAGCATCTAACGTATCACGGCTTTGCGGTCGGCGGGGCAATTGTTTTACGTCGTCCCTGGCGACGAGTGCTCAACGGTGTCACTAAAGATAGAAAATTATTCAAAAGCTAAATAGAATTACAGGTGATGACCGACGCTTTGCCTCGCCACCCGCTGTCTCAAAACTGCATTTTGTATGCAGATATTCTTATCCCACTATTTTTTCCAAACTTGCACTTTATAGTTTTTAACGAATGTATCCTTGTCAAACTGTATTGAAAGAGTTTTCGTATAAACAGGGTCTATGTCCGAGCCATAGTCAACGTCAATGTTATAGTAAACTTGTAATGTGCTGTCAAGCTCAGATTGTGGAGGTCCTAGTAGTTCAACTAACTCGTCATATGTCTTACCTTGTAATTGATAGTTTTGAACCAAGTCGTCAATCATGTACTTTCTGTTAGGAAACGTCATTAAGTCTGCGACTTCAGCCCATTTGGTTTTGTCAAACTTTTGCTTTTGATTACAAGAAAATATTGTCACAACACAGACAAGTAGAAATATCTTAGTTATCAGGATTTGTCGCCTTATGTCAAGTTTATTCATTTCAGGAAAATGTCAGAGTAACTTAAGCTTTTGGGTGTCAGTAGTTTGCATAAAACGAACTGGGCTTGCTGTAGTTCTGGATTTTAAGATTATTAGCCCGGGGCTTACGCCAAATAGAATTATGATGTTTAAATTTAGATTTACATTTCAATTAAAACCTGTCTGCCCGAAAATTGGATGGTAGTTGATATGTTGTTGATTGTTCAACTGTATGCCATCATTGCAGGAAACTCAATGTTAAATGTCGTTATTCATAAGCGTAAATTATAGTATAGTCAGAATCCAGATTATTGGACTTTTTCTTATTTGTCCTGGTTGAAGTTACGAATATGAATTTTTGTATCTCCCAATGGTCGTAAATTTTTAAAGTATCCCCGTTGTCTATGATTTTTTCATGATTAAGATCAATTGCAATTGAATTTGATCTTTTGAGATTAATATATATTTCTTCAATAATTGCTGTGTCTTGTAGTAAATCTTTTTTTGAATAAGATAAAATACCTTCTGGATGATATTGCAAAAACTTGCTTATTTGTCCCAAAGAATCAAAAATTAAAGTCGATCTCCTTAAATACTTTACTGTATCGGAATTTTGAATGATACAATTGTCAACTGAGTTAATTGAAGTGGATTCCCCCTGACAATAACTGATGTCAATATCACTAGACTTGTTGATTCTAATTCTTTTTGCATAAGTTTTAGAGACAATGGAAATATTATTTGTCAAGGATAACTTTTTGTCAAATCTGTCTACACATGAGCAAATGCATAAAATATTGACTGCCGATATTATGAGCTTCATAATAGCATGTAACTTACTTTTACCCGATGGGCAATCGGTGAAACATGCCGCCCACTGTAATTGTCTTCATGGTCGCCTCCTTTTCTTTTCGCACTATACTTCCTCTCCATCGGATGCCTT is drawn from Flavihumibacter rivuli and contains these coding sequences:
- a CDS encoding transposase, with the translated sequence MAKTKRQFTPEEKYSILQEAEREGVTETARKYNLAHSVLNYWKRKYLVKGKDGLKPGYKKVDPLVRSLEEENARLKKIIANQALELEFKTELLKKSDAHYRKAGK
- a CDS encoding IS3 family transposase; the encoded protein is MIARYKNRVSIEQLCQWACVARSSLYYQSHPGERGMKPSSHTIVGNNSLVENSLVVEQIRAVVSMDYCVYGYRKVTESLRDMEYLINHKKVYRLMKEHHLLCGARIKVQGKRKWVQHRRIEARYPMEYLCLDIKYVWVQGENRWYYQLAIMDVFSRRILCWIFQRSVRQTDVIALMRWLDLRFGLKGVIIRNDNGSQFVANKVRAALKALEAQQEFTHVATPEENAYIEAFHSIQQSELIDRHSFSSFYDAKQHIEKYMHWYNVKRKHGAIGFLTPMQKWAQGMSLSAVRPQLAPGTVGLSRPDSEGMRTASALYSLDQHTEPAYLCLTDDQDINESVANHFEKSVQFIGG
- a CDS encoding DUF7684 family protein codes for the protein MQIVQGTINDRKVLYFDIDDSLNEIERIDLESWVTYVIADDVSHPLLNRYAEMAIDKNLLYMSATGKAGSEIDDLFDSLIVQREIEGMKLPMWFRDKDDVLMTTWHDDFEEGYWFITSVAQYEDFPIKSVVVVNFSQISRFGEIQVLTERIRSGQFP